The genomic segment AAAAAGGATATGGAAAACGAACTAAGGCTAGTGAATATGCGATTAAAGGCCGTGGTGGTAAAGGAATAAAAACAGCTAATATTACAAGTAAAAATGGAAACTTAGCTGGTCTGACGACTGTGAAAGGCGAAGAAGATATCATGTTGATTACAAATACAGGTGTTATTATTCGTTTTAATGTCTCTGCAGTGTCACAAACAGGCCGTGCAACACTAGGTGTTCGCGTGATTCGAGTAGCAGATGATGTGAAAGTTTCGACAATGGCTAAAGTAGAGCCAGAAGATGAAAAAGAGGATTCAGAGCTATTAGAAAATAGTATTGAAGGTACATCTGTAGAGATTGATGAAACAAGTGATGTGATTCAAGAAACAGATCTAACAGAAGAAAATGACGATTTAACAGAAGAATAATAGTGAGAAGGAGAGATGACTTTTAGTCTCTCTCTTTTTTTGGAGTGTTGCTTAAAAAGCTAAAAATAATTTTTTTGAATCAGATAAGTTTACACTATTGATTTTTGCAATAGGCTGTGCTATACTAAACGGACGTGAGTAATCTACTGCAACATTAATAGAATACTCTCCTTGCTCTGTAAAAAGAGCCAAAGTCCATAAGGAGGTGACAGTCAAGATGAGTAAAGCAGCAAAATATGAAATTTTATACATTATCCGTCCAAACATCGATGAAGCTGAAAAAACAGCTTTAGTTGAACGCTTTGACACTATTTTAAAAGATAATGGTGCTGAAATCACTGAATCTAAAGACTGGTCGAAACGTCGTTTTGCTTACGAAATCAAAGATTTCCACGAAGGAATCTACCATATCGTAAAACTTACTGCTAATGATGCAGCTGCAATCAACGAATTCGACCGTTTATCTAAAATCAGTTCTGATATTCTGCGTCATATGACAATTAGAGAAGAAGACTAAGCAAAAATGTTTCACATGAAACATTTTTATCGGAAGGAGTGGACAATGTGATTAACAATGTTGTTTTAGTTGGAAGATTAACAAAAGATGCTGATTTAAGATACACTTCAAATGGCACAGCGGTAGCAACTTTTTCATTGGCTGTAAACAGACAGTTTACAAACCAAAAAGGTGAACGAGATGCAGATTTTATTAACTGTGTAATTTGGAGGAAAAGTGCTGAATCATTTGCAAATTTCACTAGAAAAGGTGCATTAGTAGGTGTAGAAGGCCGTATTCAAACTCGTTCTTATGATAATCAACAAGGGCAACGTGTGTATGTTACAGAAGTAGTTGTTGAAACGTTCTCATTATTAGAATCAAAATCTAAGAGTGAACAACGTAAAGATCAAAGTGATTCAAACTCTGGATCGTATGGTTCTCAACAAAGTTCTTACAATAATACACAAGGTAACTCACAAGAAGCTCCCCGTAACCAACAATATCAAAATTTTGGAAACTCTGATCCATTTGAGAAGAGCGGACAACCAATTGATATTTCAGATGACGATTTACCATTCTAAAAGGAATGGGAAATAAAGGAGGAAATGAAATGGCTCAACAACATAGAGGCGGAAAGAAACGCCGTAAAGTTGACTTCTTTGCAGCAAACCATATTGAACATGTGGACTATAAAGATGTTGATCTTTTGAAACGCTTTATCTCTGAAAGAGGTAGAATTTTACCGCGTCGTGTTACTGGAACATACGCTAAAAACCAACGTAAATTAACTAAAGCAATCAAACGTGCTCGTATTATGGGATTATTACCTTTCGTAACTGACGAACAATAAAAAGACAAAGAGAATCGTAATTTTACGATTCTCTTTTTTATTGAGATAATTAATTTATGCAGTTTTTAGGTGATTTAAAAATAAAACAAATAAGTAGAGAAAAGTCGGGAAATACTTGTAGTATTGTTCTCGGTTTTTTTATTTTTTAATTTATAAATAGAGAATGGGAAAGTTTCACGTGAAACATTTTGTCGCTATTGTTTCATGTGAAACAAGTTGTCTACTAAGAGAACAAGTGGTAAAATAGAGAATGAACTTTACTTAGGAAAGAGATGGAAAAAGGGGCATATTATGAATAAGAAACTATCTCAAGAAAAACTCCCAGAATTCTTGAATAATAAAAAAATACAAACGATTATAGCTGTTATAATGGTATTGCAATTAGCTACAATTATTCTGGGATTTATAGCTAGCTTTGGAATTGGTTTAGCTTTATTGGTCATTTTTATTGTTGTTTTAGTCTTGTTGTATAATTTAATTAAAAAGTTATCGATTGAAAATAGAAAATACATTTCTGATTTAGCTTTTCGAATTAAGCGTGGAGAACAAGAAGCCTTAATAAAAATGCCAATTGGTATTCTATTGTTTAATGAAAATCTGCAGTTGCAGTGGATCAATCCCTATCTTCAATCTCACTTAGGTTATCAAGAAGTCTTAGGAAAACAAATAAAAGATGTTGATAGCGAATTAGCTAGAATTGTTAAAGAAAGTCAAGATTCAGGTTTGAAAACTGCTAAATGGGGAAATAAAGTTTTTCAAATTATTGTCCAAAAAGATATAAAAGTTGTGTATCTTATGGATATTACAGAATACGCTAACATTCAATCTAAATACGAAGATGAAAAAATTGTTATCGGAAATATCTTTGTTGATAACCATGATGAAATTACTCAAGGGATGACAGATAGAAATATATCTAATTTAGATAACTTTATTACAACACAATTATCTAATTGGGCAAAATCTCATCATGTGTACTTAAAACGTATTACTGAGGATCGCTTTATCGTTATGATGCATTATGGGTCTTTAGAAAAAATGGAAGAAGAAAAATTCAGCATTATTGATCAAATTAGAGAAAGAACTTCAAAACAAAACTTCCCGTTAACATTAAGTATTGGACTAGCCTATGGATCTGATGATTTAAGTGAATTGTCTAAGTTATCT from the Carnobacterium inhibens subsp. inhibens DSM 13024 genome contains:
- the rpsF gene encoding 30S ribosomal protein S6 translates to MSKAAKYEILYIIRPNIDEAEKTALVERFDTILKDNGAEITESKDWSKRRFAYEIKDFHEGIYHIVKLTANDAAAINEFDRLSKISSDILRHMTIREED
- the ssb gene encoding single-stranded DNA-binding protein, producing the protein MINNVVLVGRLTKDADLRYTSNGTAVATFSLAVNRQFTNQKGERDADFINCVIWRKSAESFANFTRKGALVGVEGRIQTRSYDNQQGQRVYVTEVVVETFSLLESKSKSEQRKDQSDSNSGSYGSQQSSYNNTQGNSQEAPRNQQYQNFGNSDPFEKSGQPIDISDDDLPF
- the rpsR gene encoding 30S ribosomal protein S18 gives rise to the protein MAQQHRGGKKRRKVDFFAANHIEHVDYKDVDLLKRFISERGRILPRRVTGTYAKNQRKLTKAIKRARIMGLLPFVTDEQ